A window of Zingiber officinale cultivar Zhangliang chromosome 5A, Zo_v1.1, whole genome shotgun sequence contains these coding sequences:
- the LOC121982496 gene encoding pre-mRNA-splicing factor ATP-dependent RNA helicase DEAH1-like isoform X2: MDPFAEQEAWENYQSGKGTLKYGSRNKQAPADYEFVLEDGIDFIKESIMDGVNFEDEMSSEKPDDSTAKNALQKLQEERQTLPIYPYRDELLQAIHDHQVMVIVGETGSGKTTQIPQYLHEAGYTKHGLVGCTQPRRVAAMSVAARVSQEMGVKLGHEVGYSIRFEDCTSEKTILKYMTDGMLLREFLSEPDLASYSVIMVDEAHERTLSTDILFGLVKDITRFRKDLKLLISSATLDAEKFSDYFDSAPIFKIPGRRFPVTINFTKAPEADYIDAAIVTVLQIHVTQPPGDILVFLTGQEEIETIDEILKHRTRGLGTKIAELIICPIYANLPTELQAKIFEPTPDGARKVVLATNIAETSLTIDGIKYVVDPGFCKIKSYNPRTGMESLLINPISKASAMQRAGRSGRTGPGMCFRLYTAYNFQHDLDDNTVPEIQRTNLANVVLTLKSLGINDLVNFDFMDPPPSEALLKALEQLYALNALNSLGELTKTGRRMAEFPLDPMLSKTIVASEKYKCSEEAITIASMLSIGNSIFYRPKDKQVHADNARMNFHTGNVGDHIALLNVYNSWKETNYSTQWCYENYIQVRSMKRARDIRDQLEGLLERVEIEPTSNLSDLDAVKKAITSGFFHHSAKLQKTGAYKTVKNPQTVHIHPSSGLAEVLPRWVIYHELVLTTKEYMRQVTELKPDWLIEIAPHYYQMKDVEDASTTKMPRGKGLAAD; the protein is encoded by the exons ATGGACCCTTTTGCTGAACAGGAAGCATGGGAAAACTATCAAAGTG GGAAGGGAACTTTAAAATATGGTTCGAGGAACAAGCAAGCTCCTGCTGACTATGA GTTTGTCTTAGAAGATGGTATTGACTTCATCAAGGAGTCCATTATGGATGGAGTCAAT TTTGAAGATGAAATGTCTTCTGAGAAACCTGATGATTCAACTGCAAAGAATGCATTGCAAAAACTTCAA GAAGAGAGACAGACTCTGCCAATTTACCCTTATAGGGATGAATTGCTCCAAGCTATTCATGACCATCAG GTCATGGTCATTGTTGGAGAAACAGGTTCCGGTAAAACAACTCAAATACCACAGTATTTACATGAGGCGGGATATACAAAACACGGATTG GTTGGTTGTACTCAGCCACGGCGTGTTGCAGCCATGAGTGTGGCTGCAAGGGTTTCTCAGGAGATGGGGGTCAAACTTGGGCATGAG GTTGGATATTCAATTCGATTTGAAGATTGTACATCAGAAAAGACTATTCTCAAATATATGACTGATGGAATGTTGCTCAGGGAATTCCTTAGTGAACCTGACTTGGCTAGCTACAG TGTTATAATGGTTGATGAGGCGCATGAGCGAACTCTGTCAACAGACATCTTGTTTGGATTGGTAAAG GATATAACTCGTTTCCGCAAAGATCTTAAGCTCCTTATATCAAGTGCAACACTGGATGCTGAAAAATTCAGTGATTACTTTGATTCTGCCCCAATTTTCAAGATACCAGGGAGACGATTTCCTGTAACAATAAATTTCACAAAAGCACCGGAAGCTGATTATATAGATGCTGCCATTGTCACAGTACTTCAGATACATGTAACTCAACCCCCTGGGGATATTCTTGTATTTCTTACAGGTCAGGAGGAAATTGAAACGATTGATGAAATACTTAAGCACAGGACAAGGGGCTTAGGTACAAAGATAGCAGAACTAATAATATGCCCCATTTATGCAAACCTTCCTACTGAGCTCCAGGCAAAAATATTTGAACCTACTCCAGATGGTGCTCGTAAAGTTGTGTTGGCTACTAACATTGCAGAAACGTCCCTTACAATTGATGGCATAAAGTATGTCGTGGATCCTggattttgtaaaataaaatcaTACAATCCACGAACTGGTATGGAATCATTGTTAATAAATCCAATCTCAAAAGCATCAGCGATGCAAAGGGCTGGAAGATCTGGACGTACTGGCCCTGGAATGTGTTTCCGTCTTTACACTGCATATAATTTTCAGCATGATCTGGATGATAATACTGTACCAGAAATTCAAAGAACAAACCTTGCTAATGTCGTACTGACACTGAAAAGTCTGGGGATCAATGATTTGGTAAATTTTGACTTCATGGATCCTCCACCCTCAGAGGCATTGCTAAAGGCCCTGGAACAACTTTATGCTCTCAATGCATTAAACAGCCTTGGTGAATTGACTAAGACTGGAAGGAGGATGGCAGAGTTTCCACTAGATCCCATGCTGTCGAAAACGATTGTTGCTTCAGAGAAGTACAAGTGCTCTGAAGAGGCTATAACTATTGCCTCAATGCTTTCTATTggtaattcaatattttatcgtCCGAAGGACAAACAAGTGCATGCAGATAATGCTAGGATGAATTTTCATACTGGGAATGTTGGGGATCATATTGCCTTGCTTAAT GTTTACAATTCTTGGAAGGAAACTAACTACTCAACCCAGTGGTGCTATGAGAACTATATTCAG GTCCGTAGTATGAAGCGGGCAAGGGATATCAGAGATCAATTGGAAGGTCTCTTAGAAAGGGTTGAGATTGAACCAACTTCAAACCTGAGCGACCTAGATGCAGTGAAGAAGGCCATAACTTCAG GATTCTTCCACCATTCAGCAAAACTGCAAAAAACTGGTGCGTACAAAACAGTCAAAAATCCTCAAACGGTGCATATTCATCCAAGCTCTGGTCTCGCAGAG GtgctaccacgctgggtcattTACCATGAACTTGTACTTACAACGAAAGAGTATATGCGACAG GTCACAGAATTGAAACCGGATTGGTTGATAGAAATTGCTCCGCATTATTATCAGATGAAGGATGTTGAAGATG CCTCAACAACGAAAATGCCTCGTGGAAAAGGGCTAGCAGCAGATTAA